One stretch of Shewanella sp. Arc9-LZ DNA includes these proteins:
- a CDS encoding imelysin family protein produces MRFNYTAISLALVATLSACGGSGSDDTSTPTTPTTPTTGFSFVATEMITNLTDDVIVAGYADLAAKGDALLLATQTLLTSTVQADLVAAQNAWKSARQPWEQGESHIFGPVDSLSIDPHLDSWPLNTTDLQTQLANSNGFDADTIKGWNDDVQGFHTMEYLLFGDGVNSNTKLIADLSTKEREYLIALAEVFRDYTAQLDDAWQVSHNPQDANAKPYAELLKTPGDATNTIYSSQLAVIEELINGMIGIVDEVGNGKIADPFGESLTTADTSKVESQYSWNSLTDFSNNIIGVRNVYQGEFTGGADKQGLIDFVTAADATLATRVASEIDDAILKIQAISGSTSMPFRQAILDADGRARTQVAVDALTKLQATLQSDVLPLLSDWNS; encoded by the coding sequence ATGCGTTTTAACTACACTGCAATCTCACTAGCACTCGTGGCAACATTATCCGCGTGTGGCGGTTCAGGCTCGGATGACACTAGCACCCCGACAACCCCAACTACACCTACAACCGGTTTTAGTTTTGTCGCGACAGAAATGATCACTAACTTAACCGATGATGTGATTGTGGCTGGTTATGCTGATTTAGCGGCAAAAGGGGATGCCTTATTATTGGCAACCCAAACCTTACTTACCTCAACGGTACAAGCCGATTTAGTGGCTGCACAAAATGCGTGGAAGTCGGCTCGTCAACCTTGGGAGCAAGGGGAGTCGCATATCTTTGGCCCAGTCGACTCATTGAGTATCGACCCGCATTTAGACAGCTGGCCGTTAAACACCACTGACTTACAAACCCAGTTAGCCAACAGTAATGGTTTTGATGCCGACACCATTAAAGGTTGGAATGATGATGTTCAAGGTTTTCATACCATGGAATATCTGTTGTTTGGCGATGGTGTTAACAGCAACACAAAGTTGATTGCAGATCTTAGCACCAAAGAACGTGAGTATTTAATCGCCTTAGCGGAAGTGTTCCGCGATTACACCGCGCAATTAGACGATGCTTGGCAAGTGAGCCATAACCCACAAGATGCTAACGCCAAACCTTATGCCGAGTTGCTTAAAACTCCTGGCGATGCCACTAACACTATTTACTCATCGCAGTTGGCAGTTATTGAAGAATTGATCAACGGCATGATTGGTATTGTCGATGAAGTCGGTAACGGTAAAATTGCCGATCCATTCGGAGAGTCATTAACTACGGCAGACACCTCTAAGGTGGAGTCGCAGTATTCATGGAACTCACTAACTGACTTTTCAAATAACATCATTGGTGTACGTAACGTTTATCAAGGTGAGTTTACGGGTGGTGCCGATAAGCAAGGTTTAATTGATTTTGTAACAGCAGCTGATGCGACTTTAGCTACGCGTGTCGCCAGCGAAATTGATGATGCCATTTTAAAAATTCAAGCCATTTCGGGTAGCACTAGCATGCCGTTCCGCCAAGCGATTCTCGATGCTGATGGCCGAGCTAGAACCCAGGTCGCTGTGGATGCATTAACAAAGTTACAAGCGACGCTGCAGTCAGATGTGCTGCCTTTATTATCTGATTGGAACTCATAA
- a CDS encoding di-heme oxidoredictase family protein, with translation MNKLLRQPYWFVALLGLSLSACGGSGDDEISPDPIDPVVTYPSYTSIVALGGDTTTFDASNSGHGFSTPSLNLTADELALHLQGDTNFEVSFTTAPNDQHPELDGLGPVFNNADCNSCHQRDGRNSTPFLAADETRVKLGSAAGIFLRISKAPAEPCSVGTADNNYCAPIKVPDFGDQLFHRGVLKARPDWQDNAFVGQADVYLSYERHDEVYADGRTISLKKPIFAVENPYDAPGETKQSANVTSNLLQDDVLMGWRNGMPVFGLGLLEAIPEASILANVDADDSNKDDISGRANWVFDAIKAQNGDSTPVSLGRFGWKANTPSVRVQSLGALRGDIGITNPLFPDESIVGTSLHDSYLTRTGFVDTGEDVNGAPEASAEFSDSVVFYAETLAVPARRNVDKTAVREGARLFEQLNCSSCHTPSFVTKTSGDIGGLPMSDSLKGQTIYPFSDLLLHDMGEGLADGRPDFLADGNEWRTRPLWGIGLTQTVNPQAGFLHDGRAATLEEAILWHDGESKTSKQDFMALTQAERDQVIAFLQSL, from the coding sequence ATGAACAAATTATTACGACAACCTTATTGGTTTGTAGCATTACTGGGGCTTAGCCTAAGTGCTTGTGGTGGCAGCGGCGACGATGAAATCTCGCCAGACCCCATTGATCCGGTAGTGACTTATCCTAGCTATACCTCAATTGTTGCTTTAGGCGGTGACACCACAACATTCGATGCCAGTAACTCTGGCCATGGTTTTTCAACGCCATCGTTAAATTTAACGGCAGATGAACTCGCATTACATTTACAAGGTGATACCAACTTTGAAGTTTCGTTTACTACAGCGCCGAATGATCAACACCCTGAGCTTGATGGTTTAGGCCCTGTATTTAATAATGCTGACTGTAATTCTTGCCATCAACGCGACGGTCGAAATTCCACTCCCTTTTTGGCCGCAGATGAAACTCGGGTAAAACTGGGTTCGGCAGCGGGTATTTTCTTACGTATCAGTAAAGCTCCCGCTGAGCCTTGTAGTGTAGGAACTGCAGATAATAATTACTGTGCGCCGATTAAAGTGCCAGATTTTGGTGACCAGCTATTTCATCGCGGAGTATTAAAAGCGCGCCCTGATTGGCAAGACAATGCATTTGTTGGTCAAGCAGATGTGTATTTGTCTTATGAGCGACATGATGAAGTGTATGCCGATGGACGCACCATTAGTTTGAAGAAGCCTATTTTTGCGGTCGAAAATCCATATGATGCACCAGGCGAAACCAAACAAAGTGCTAATGTAACTTCAAATCTATTACAAGATGATGTGTTAATGGGTTGGCGTAACGGCATGCCTGTGTTTGGTTTAGGGTTGCTAGAAGCAATACCTGAGGCAAGCATTCTCGCCAATGTTGATGCTGATGACAGCAATAAGGATGACATTTCTGGACGGGCTAATTGGGTATTTGATGCCATAAAAGCACAAAATGGTGACAGTACTCCCGTGTCTTTAGGTCGCTTTGGTTGGAAAGCCAACACTCCAAGTGTGCGAGTACAATCGTTAGGTGCATTACGTGGTGATATTGGTATTACTAATCCGTTATTTCCTGATGAAAGCATTGTTGGCACTAGTTTACATGATTCATATTTAACACGAACTGGGTTTGTTGATACTGGTGAAGATGTTAACGGTGCGCCTGAGGCCAGTGCAGAGTTCAGTGATTCAGTGGTGTTTTATGCCGAAACTTTAGCGGTGCCAGCAAGACGTAACGTTGATAAAACGGCAGTGCGCGAAGGCGCTAGGTTATTTGAGCAACTTAATTGCAGCAGTTGTCATACGCCGTCGTTTGTGACCAAAACCTCAGGTGATATTGGCGGATTACCGATGAGCGACAGCTTAAAAGGCCAAACTATTTATCCCTTTAGTGACCTGTTGTTGCACGATATGGGTGAGGGATTGGCAGATGGTCGTCCAGACTTTTTAGCCGACGGTAATGAATGGCGTACTCGACCATTGTGGGGCATAGGCTTAACCCAAACGGTTAATCCACAAGCCGGATTTTTACATGACGGCCGCGCAGCAACCTTGGAAGAAGCCATTTTGTGGCATGACGGAGAATCTAAAACGTCTAAACAAGACTTTATGGCCTTAACGCAAGCAGAGCGTGATCAGGTTATCGCCTTTTTACAGTCGTTGTAA
- the hemG gene encoding menaquinone-dependent protoporphyrinogen IX dehydrogenase, with amino-acid sequence MSQILLIHSSVHGYTQKICEYLQRQLVEQGELVTVASLAEAPDLALFDKVYIGASIRHGKHRPALYQFIEDHRAELDSKPSGFFSVSLVARKPNKNTPQTNSYMQQFLSQSPWQPRLLQVFGGNLDYQGYGAMDRNIIRFIMWLTKGPTDPNTKVEFTNWQKVDEFAQQIIEA; translated from the coding sequence ATGAGCCAAATTTTACTGATCCATTCAAGTGTCCATGGTTACACTCAAAAAATATGTGAATATTTACAGCGTCAACTGGTTGAGCAAGGCGAGCTGGTCACGGTCGCATCCTTAGCGGAAGCTCCCGATTTAGCCCTATTTGATAAAGTGTACATTGGCGCCAGTATTCGTCATGGCAAACATCGCCCAGCCCTGTATCAATTTATTGAAGATCATCGTGCGGAATTGGACAGCAAACCCAGTGGTTTTTTCTCGGTGAGTTTAGTGGCGCGCAAACCCAATAAAAATACGCCGCAAACTAACAGCTATATGCAACAGTTTTTAAGTCAAAGCCCTTGGCAGCCAAGGTTATTACAGGTGTTTGGCGGTAATTTAGATTACCAAGGTTATGGTGCCATGGACCGGAATATTATTCGGTTTATTATGTGGCTAACCAAAGGGCCGACAGACCCTAATACCAAAGTTGAGTTTACCAATTGGCAAAAAGTTGATGAGTTTGCTCAGCAAATAATAGAGGCATAA
- a CDS encoding cytochrome b/b6 domain-containing protein: protein MVLKPLWQRIEAVLHPLMILMSLLLVCTSPWILIGRQLSPRASVWDVFHVYGGLFTALLALMFTYKVCAAGQWRQFFPWLTFELTPLLADVRGLVHGQLPHSGGKGLISVIEGIGVILLLLVVCSGAGWYIADPSNALAWRGYHIVFAQGFIGFIVLHCLLALLHLRDFFN from the coding sequence ATGGTATTAAAGCCGTTATGGCAGCGTATTGAAGCAGTATTGCATCCATTGATGATATTGATGTCGTTGTTATTAGTTTGCACCAGCCCATGGATATTAATTGGACGCCAATTAAGTCCTCGCGCCAGTGTTTGGGATGTATTTCATGTTTATGGTGGCTTGTTTACCGCATTGTTAGCATTGATGTTTACTTATAAAGTGTGTGCGGCCGGGCAGTGGCGGCAGTTTTTTCCTTGGCTTACCTTTGAGTTAACGCCATTGCTTGCAGATGTGCGAGGGTTAGTGCACGGTCAATTGCCACATTCTGGTGGCAAAGGCCTAATCAGTGTCATTGAAGGCATTGGGGTTATTTTGTTACTGCTGGTGGTGTGTAGCGGAGCTGGTTGGTACATAGCAGATCCTAGTAATGCTTTAGCATGGCGCGGTTATCATATTGTGTTTGCTCAGGGTTTTATTGGCTTTATTGTGCTTCATTGTTTATTGGCTCTTTTACATCTTCGCGATTTTTTTAATTAA
- a CDS encoding LysR family transcriptional regulator, which produces MSREHKKFERLFLFSEVAKQLSFTEAAASLGISRGYLSEQIRQLEKEVGRPLLIRTTRSVRLTPQGEMILSSMGQVKADLLMLDKRIRHDNDDISGRIRITAPSQLTQRHLLNICHEFTQLHPQVHFSIDCSYTLHDLTRNDFDLAFRATATPPQNMVAKKLFDYQQICCAAPAYLQQHGTPNSIEDLQHHQCLTATEQTHWTFNAQPILINSCLSVNDNHMLKQLALLGRGIIVGPEYLVDKEIQAGTLQAILTTETMNASTAYLIHPQLVQQSARLSSFIQFTLNWFQQLNTQ; this is translated from the coding sequence ATGAGCCGTGAACACAAAAAATTTGAGCGATTATTCTTATTCAGTGAAGTCGCCAAACAACTTAGCTTTACCGAAGCGGCGGCCTCATTAGGGATATCGAGAGGCTATTTATCTGAGCAGATTAGGCAACTCGAAAAAGAAGTAGGCCGACCATTACTCATACGTACAACACGCAGTGTAAGGCTAACGCCACAAGGTGAGATGATTTTATCGAGCATGGGACAAGTAAAAGCCGACTTACTCATGCTAGACAAAAGAATTCGTCACGACAACGACGATATCTCAGGGCGGATCCGCATTACAGCGCCCAGCCAACTCACTCAACGCCATTTGCTTAATATTTGCCATGAGTTTACGCAATTGCATCCGCAGGTACATTTTAGTATTGATTGCAGCTATACCCTGCACGACTTAACCCGTAACGATTTTGATCTCGCATTTAGGGCTACCGCAACACCACCGCAAAACATGGTCGCTAAAAAATTATTTGATTATCAGCAAATCTGTTGTGCGGCCCCAGCTTATCTTCAACAACACGGAACGCCCAATTCGATTGAGGATTTGCAACATCACCAATGCCTAACGGCAACAGAACAAACTCACTGGACCTTCAATGCTCAGCCGATATTAATCAATAGCTGCTTGAGTGTTAACGATAATCATATGCTTAAACAGTTGGCATTATTGGGTCGAGGGATTATTGTCGGGCCAGAGTATTTAGTCGATAAAGAAATACAAGCAGGCACATTACAAGCCATCTTAACCACAGAAACCATGAACGCATCGACCGCCTATTTAATTCACCCACAGTTGGTACAACAATCCGCAAGGTTAAGCAGTTTTATTCAGTTTACGTTAAATTGGTTTCAGCAATTGAATACCCAATAA
- a CDS encoding aldo/keto reductase family oxidoreductase: protein MTALPLTEFLPNVSPIVYGCMGLGGGWNNNAITRADIQQAHEVIDTALDNQINYFDHADIYTFGKAESVFGKILAQRPELREKIYLQTKCGIRFEDSKGPKRYDLSAEWIKYSVDNSLKQLNAEYLDVLVLHRPDPLMRPAEIAETFQQLKSAGKVRFLGVSNMQQHQISALQRMLGEPLVVNQIEMSLQKHAWVDETIYAGNQDGKDINFTPGTLEYCNQHNIQIQAWGSLCQGIYSGIATAELSTAVQQTSQLVATLAAEYHTSPEAVLLSWLMQHPSQIQPVIGTTNLERIKACAKATNVSLSREHWYALYVSAKGHELP, encoded by the coding sequence ATGACAGCTTTACCCTTAACAGAATTTTTACCCAATGTTAGCCCTATCGTGTATGGCTGTATGGGGCTGGGTGGCGGTTGGAATAACAATGCCATTACTCGAGCGGATATTCAGCAAGCCCATGAAGTTATTGATACTGCGCTGGATAACCAAATAAACTATTTTGATCACGCTGATATTTATACTTTTGGTAAAGCAGAGTCCGTTTTTGGCAAGATATTAGCTCAGCGTCCTGAGTTGCGTGAAAAAATATACCTGCAAACCAAGTGCGGTATTCGATTTGAAGACAGCAAGGGCCCTAAGCGTTACGACTTATCAGCTGAGTGGATTAAGTATTCTGTTGATAACAGCCTCAAGCAGCTCAATGCCGAATACCTTGATGTATTAGTGCTTCATCGCCCAGACCCGTTAATGCGACCAGCAGAAATTGCCGAAACGTTTCAACAGCTAAAGTCTGCTGGTAAGGTACGCTTTCTGGGTGTTTCGAATATGCAGCAACATCAAATTAGCGCGCTGCAGCGTATGCTTGGTGAGCCATTAGTGGTAAACCAAATTGAAATGAGTTTGCAAAAACACGCATGGGTAGACGAAACCATTTATGCGGGTAATCAAGACGGCAAAGACATCAACTTTACCCCTGGTACGTTAGAGTACTGCAATCAACATAATATACAAATTCAGGCGTGGGGCAGCTTATGTCAAGGGATTTACAGTGGCATAGCAACAGCGGAGCTGTCGACAGCCGTGCAGCAAACCAGCCAGCTTGTTGCTACGTTAGCCGCTGAATATCACACTAGCCCAGAAGCCGTGTTATTAAGTTGGTTAATGCAGCATCCTAGCCAAATTCAACCTGTTATTGGCACCACCAACCTTGAGCGTATTAAGGCTTGTGCAAAAGCCACTAACGTCTCGTTAAGTCGCGAGCACTGGTATGCATTGTATGTCAGCGCTAAAGGACATGAGTTACCTTAA
- a CDS encoding alpha-amylase family glycosyl hydrolase, with protein MNKTTWALLSAALVLSGCQQAETEVVASAVQPLPQPSVQADIYQDYLHRDVRDDIFYFLLPDRFYNGDSSNDNGSISKPISAGGFDTSSSRGFHGGDILGIEQKLDYLQNLGITAIWMTPLLRNKAIQSDGIAHHGYWIVDFTEIDPHFGSNADLKQLIDSAHQRGIKVFFDIITNHTADVIKYQECHQSSGEFIAPQTHCEYKSLAQVEKGDSYTPFVPQDQASVKVPDWLNDPRFYHNQGDSTFKGESSLNGDFSGLDDLNTADPQVVSGMVDIYQNLIKEFKPDGFRIDTVKHVDLSFWQTFSPEIVNFAKAQGIPQFHVFGEVYDTNPNNLSVFTTQGKLPSVLDFAFQQTAADIFYRGKSPVLAQQLFAQDSLYQDDDSQADLLMTFLGNHDMGRTGYFVNQANPDVSSADKLQRSILSHAFMFLSRGIPVIYYGDEQGFTGDGNDIDAREDMFASHVASYNDNILLGTNATTADDNFDPKHPLYQAIAKLSELRKQYPILRRGQYQDRFYQADKDMFAFARVDPETGAEFLMVFNSGEQAQTINVTQEGKRYRLMTTWPDVVVPPIEDAAQAVSAELTVTLPRLSYAIYTTAS; from the coding sequence ATGAACAAGACAACATGGGCACTATTGAGTGCAGCATTGGTGTTAAGTGGATGTCAGCAAGCAGAAACAGAAGTGGTCGCGTCGGCGGTTCAGCCTTTGCCACAACCAAGCGTACAAGCTGATATATACCAAGATTACTTACATCGTGATGTTCGGGACGATATTTTCTATTTTTTATTACCAGACCGTTTTTATAACGGCGATAGCAGTAATGATAACGGCTCAATCTCTAAACCAATTTCAGCGGGTGGTTTTGATACTAGCAGCAGTCGCGGTTTTCATGGCGGTGATATTTTAGGCATTGAACAAAAGTTAGATTATCTCCAAAACCTTGGTATTACCGCGATTTGGATGACGCCATTATTGCGAAATAAGGCCATTCAATCAGATGGCATTGCGCATCATGGTTATTGGATTGTCGACTTTACCGAAATAGACCCGCATTTTGGATCTAACGCAGACTTAAAACAGCTAATAGACTCGGCACACCAACGCGGTATAAAAGTCTTTTTTGATATTATTACTAACCACACGGCCGATGTCATCAAGTACCAAGAGTGTCATCAATCGTCGGGAGAGTTTATTGCGCCGCAAACCCATTGCGAATACAAGTCGTTAGCTCAAGTTGAAAAGGGCGACAGTTACACGCCGTTTGTGCCGCAAGATCAAGCGAGTGTAAAAGTGCCTGATTGGTTAAATGACCCGCGTTTTTATCACAACCAAGGTGATAGCACATTCAAAGGTGAGAGCTCATTAAATGGCGACTTTAGTGGCTTAGATGATCTTAATACCGCAGATCCTCAAGTGGTATCTGGCATGGTTGATATTTACCAAAACCTGATTAAAGAATTTAAGCCAGATGGATTTAGGATCGACACGGTTAAACATGTGGACTTGTCATTTTGGCAAACGTTTAGCCCTGAAATCGTTAACTTTGCCAAGGCGCAAGGCATTCCTCAGTTTCATGTGTTTGGTGAAGTGTACGATACCAACCCTAACAACCTCAGCGTTTTTACTACCCAAGGCAAGTTACCTTCGGTATTGGACTTTGCGTTTCAACAAACTGCGGCAGATATTTTTTATCGCGGCAAGAGTCCTGTATTAGCCCAGCAATTATTTGCCCAAGATTCGTTATATCAAGATGACGACAGCCAGGCTGATTTATTGATGACTTTTTTAGGTAATCATGACATGGGCCGCACTGGCTATTTCGTCAATCAAGCCAATCCTGATGTAAGCTCAGCCGATAAACTGCAACGCAGTATTTTGTCGCATGCGTTTATGTTTTTATCTCGCGGTATTCCAGTGATTTATTATGGTGATGAGCAAGGATTTACGGGCGATGGCAATGACATTGACGCACGAGAAGATATGTTTGCATCTCACGTTGCTAGCTACAATGACAATATTTTACTGGGCACGAACGCGACGACCGCAGATGATAACTTTGACCCTAAACACCCTTTGTATCAAGCAATAGCAAAACTGAGTGAACTGCGTAAGCAATATCCTATTTTGCGTCGTGGTCAATATCAAGACCGCTTTTATCAAGCAGACAAAGACATGTTTGCATTTGCTCGGGTAGACCCTGAAACAGGGGCAGAGTTTTTGATGGTGTTTAATAGCGGTGAGCAAGCGCAGACGATTAATGTCACCCAAGAGGGCAAGCGTTATCGCTTAATGACCACATGGCCAGATGTTGTAGTGCCACCAATTGAAGATGCCGCACAGGCCGTATCAGCAGAGTTAACGGTGACCTTACCGCGATTAAGTTATGCAATTTATACCACAGCAAGTTAA
- a CDS encoding thiol:disulfide interchange protein DsbA/DsbL, with the protein MIKYFAIVLTLITASFSTFATPFVEGKHYTQISNNMVPSEPKVTEFFSFYCHNCFNMESQYLPEIKAGLDKKIAFDSKHVDFMNSDLGTEVMRALAVIHELDNKEALKIAMFGAIQGKDNTGGHDHAAAGHEHQSQINNRDDIKNVFAQFGVDAEQYDTVADSADTNKKLTMWRQQQVSYAVQSVPAFIVNDKYAINLNEMRSLDDIIGVINYLALKQ; encoded by the coding sequence ATGATTAAATATTTTGCCATAGTACTAACGCTCATCACCGCCTCGTTTAGCACATTTGCTACGCCATTTGTTGAGGGCAAACATTACACCCAAATATCAAACAACATGGTTCCGAGTGAACCTAAAGTCACTGAATTCTTCTCGTTCTATTGCCATAACTGTTTCAATATGGAAAGCCAGTATCTACCTGAAATCAAGGCGGGTTTAGACAAAAAAATCGCTTTCGACAGCAAACATGTCGACTTTATGAATAGCGACTTGGGCACTGAAGTCATGCGCGCATTAGCGGTTATTCATGAACTAGATAATAAAGAAGCGTTAAAAATAGCCATGTTTGGCGCGATCCAAGGCAAAGATAATACCGGCGGTCACGACCACGCTGCAGCTGGACATGAACACCAATCACAAATTAATAATCGTGATGATATTAAAAATGTTTTTGCTCAGTTTGGTGTCGATGCAGAGCAATATGACACGGTAGCAGACAGTGCAGACACCAATAAAAAGTTAACCATGTGGCGTCAACAGCAAGTGTCGTATGCAGTACAAAGTGTACCGGCATTTATTGTTAACGATAAATACGCTATCAATTTAAATGAAATGCGTAGCTTGGACGATATCATTGGGGTCATTAACTACTTAGCATTAAAGCAGTAG
- a CDS encoding DNA-J related domain-containing protein: MLLNKTLHNTDGTGLANTTDSNELNVPKGDNPLIWPVLSLLQSSNQSWKVHHLASELQTKGLMHNLDPLPEKDLFKRNFLLMNALYELQDILMPKQWLQVKAMEIQIFRIIPASADIQHIRDGALRDYYLDWNNYDSSVNVVREMLESFWSSFQEYIGVNTQLMHKGHALKVFELDETATDRDIRKQWRKLALKWHPDREQGNAERFREVCEAWQTLRD, from the coding sequence ATGCTGCTCAATAAAACCTTACACAATACTGACGGTACTGGACTGGCAAACACCACGGACAGCAACGAACTCAATGTGCCCAAAGGTGACAACCCGCTCATATGGCCTGTGCTGAGTTTATTGCAATCATCAAATCAAAGTTGGAAAGTGCATCATTTAGCCAGTGAATTACAAACTAAAGGTTTAATGCATAACCTTGACCCATTACCCGAAAAAGACCTATTCAAACGCAATTTTCTCCTGATGAACGCCTTGTATGAATTACAAGACATACTGATGCCCAAGCAGTGGTTGCAAGTGAAGGCGATGGAAATCCAAATATTTCGGATCATTCCAGCCAGTGCTGATATACAACATATTCGCGATGGTGCATTACGTGACTATTATCTCGATTGGAACAATTATGATTCCAGCGTAAACGTTGTACGGGAAATGCTTGAGTCATTCTGGTCTAGCTTTCAAGAGTATATTGGCGTTAACACACAGTTGATGCACAAAGGTCATGCGTTAAAAGTGTTTGAACTTGATGAAACTGCAACCGACAGGGACATTCGTAAACAGTGGCGTAAGTTAGCATTAAAATGGCATCCCGATCGTGAACAAGGTAATGCTGAACGCTTTCGAGAAGTGTGCGAAGCATGGCAAACACTCAGAGATTAG
- a CDS encoding phosphoribosyltransferase — MTDKHFISAQQLLEDSFRLAAQVYDSGFRPQFIVGIWRGGAPIGIAVQEYFDFKKVETDHIAVRTSSYYGIGTDKQDKNIKVHGLHYIIENANASDGLLIVDDVFDSGRSIDALIGKLRKFMRLNMPTDIRIACPYYKPKNTKVDLKPEYFIHSSEDWLVFPHEVSGLNPQEIAEGKADFKNIQELFL; from the coding sequence ATGACAGATAAACACTTTATTAGTGCGCAACAACTACTGGAAGATTCATTTAGACTCGCTGCACAAGTATATGATAGTGGCTTTCGACCTCAGTTTATCGTGGGTATTTGGCGCGGTGGTGCTCCAATTGGTATTGCAGTCCAAGAGTATTTTGATTTCAAGAAAGTTGAAACTGACCATATAGCCGTTAGAACGTCTTCTTATTATGGTATTGGCACTGACAAACAAGATAAGAATATCAAAGTACACGGTTTGCATTACATTATTGAAAATGCCAATGCTAGCGATGGTTTGTTGATCGTTGATGACGTATTTGACTCTGGCCGCAGTATTGATGCACTTATTGGTAAATTAAGAAAGTTCATGCGTTTGAACATGCCAACCGATATCCGTATCGCATGCCCTTATTACAAGCCAAAAAACACTAAAGTAGACTTAAAACCTGAATATTTTATTCATTCATCTGAAGATTGGTTAGTGTTTCCCCATGAAGTGTCTGGGCTTAATCCGCAAGAAATTGCTGAAGGCAAAGCTGACTTTAAAAACATCCAAGAGTTGTTTTTATAA